In Spinacia oleracea cultivar Varoflay chromosome 5, BTI_SOV_V1, whole genome shotgun sequence, a single window of DNA contains:
- the LOC130461090 gene encoding uncharacterized protein isoform X1, which produces MARTKQTADPTRLRLREEASTPPRERYSSTASAVDEEFAELFQEIDEYVEAGEQAASSSEGTASQAVGEPSVAPLSSAAEEQEAAPQLIKPRGREEAQLLPSEIHPDVGWMRWLDRHGAKMRDDLCVGEGYQMRVPAGLDSTVSLLAEGEFPVYAASIKLGMRFPPHPFVVEVLDGFNIGVAQLTPNSWADIFGYIAKCALNDVEPSFNAFLHLVSLSRSPSAAKGWFNLSSRGTYQTVVGKLSKWHMWRKRWVVFYTDDQEMYERMSRWNCDANFMDRDEPLPPLTAEEWDQIMVLFRANTYHLTVDKSFHVPAEWLPHISQFRNEAFLAAVGLGYSMTRGCMPIYVPFRVGLFIFSNFGFLLFTEEGMSKLSAADIGKGDMTDWMADIYEAKMQKAKAELEEKQAKDAARASGKKKGTTLSQLKKRAVPAGSETPSTFKKPKPLPRRLVKKDESKVAEGGCPDDEEMGVDKPSLVVDLVEDPLSGIPADVRSQIPAEVARRARSSGGKYYSNVVQTYRASSGSSSYSPRHPKAIVFPIAKDKGKDAAAAEDENVPATPHYSSKDRVAICRKVFKAVPAEYVASLPGRKTDAQFGAIQATLLDLFCRMEFCKSWKTRTAEELKAQVAESTHHGDYAFKSIEEVRLQMQTTIDLQAKEVAALRSDKAELLKKILAQDKDMVAMVEEAKTAAAEIRALQDQLREYPQVKEAAEEAEHLRGELETARSQVRTLRERLLESYDQGEQATKDAVKHAWESHMSEYDLGWFQRRMEHSAAVLAAERLGQPPPEFVSSDDEDDAAAP; this is translated from the exons atggctagaaccaagcaaacggcagatccgacgcgcctgcgcttgcgggaagaagcatcgacacctcctagggagagatattcttccaccgcctcggcagtcgacgaagaatttgccgaactctttcaagagatcgacgagtacgtcgaggcgggggagcaggcggcaagctcgtcggagggtacagcgagccaggcagtgggggagccaagcgtcgctccattgtcatcggccgccgaggaacaagaagctgctccccagcttattaagcccagaggacgggaggaggcccaattgcttccgtcagagattcacccagacgtgggctggatgcggtggctagacaggcatggagccaagatgagggatgacctctgcgtgggggaagggtaccaaatgcgcgtgccggccggtctggactcgaccgtcagcctgcttgccgagggagaattccctgtgtacgccgcgtcaatcaaactcggcatgagattccctccacaccccttcgttgtggaggtgttagatggtttcaatattggggtggcccagctgacccccaactcatgggcggatatctttggctacattgccaaatgtgcactgaacgacgtggagccgtccttcaacgcctttctgcatctggtctccctctctcgttcccccagtgccgccaaagggtggtttaatctgagcagccgtggtacctaccagacagtggtcggcaagctcagcaagtggcatatgtggaggaagaggtgggtcgtgttttacactgacgaccaggagatgtatgagagaatgagccgttggaactgtgacgccaacttcatggatcgtgacgagccccttcccccccttactgccgaagagtgggatcagataatggtcctgttcagggccaacacttaccacttaacagtggataagagtttccatgtgccggccgagtggttgccgcacattagccagtttcggaacgaggcctttctagcggccgtaggcttaggatattccatgactcgaggttgtatgccaatttatgtgccgttccgcgttggtctattcattttttctaactttggatttcttttgttcacagaggaaggaatgagcaagctatcggcggcggatattgggaagggcgatatgaccgattggatggcggacatctatgaggccaagatgcagaaagccaaggccgagttggaggagaag caagctaaggacgcggctagggcgtcagggaagaagaaggggacgactctgtcccagctgaagaagagagctgtgccggctggctcggagactccgagtaccttcaagaagccaaaacccctacctcgccgtctcgtgaagaaagacgagtcgaaggttgctgaggggggatgccctgatgacgaagagatgggcgtggacaagccgtctctggtggtggacttggtggaggaccctctttcgggaatcccggccgacgtccgctctcagataccggcggaggtggcccgccgagctaggtcttcgggcggtaagtattattcgaacgtcgttcagacgtatcgagcctcctctggcagttcttcttactctccgcgtcatcctaaggccattgtttttcctatagccaaagacaaagggaaggatgcagctgctgccgaggatgagaacgtacctgctactccacactattcgtcaaaggatagggtggctatatgccgcaaggtttttaaggccgtccccgctgagtatgttgcttctcttcctggccgcaagactgacgcccagtttggtgcgatccaggccactcttctcgac ttgttctgccgcatggaattctgcaagagctggaagacccgcactgctgaggagctcaaagctcaggtggctgagtccacccaccatggtgactatgcgttcaagtccattgaagaggtccgcctgcagatgcagacgaccatagaccttcaagcgaaggaggtggctgcgttgagatctgacaaggccgagctgcttaagaagatcttggcgcaggacaaggacatggtggcaatggtcgaggaggccaagacagcggcggcggaaatacgggcgcttcaggaccagttgcgggagtaccctcaggtcaaagaggcggctgaggaagccgagcatcttcgtggggagctagagacggccagatcgcaagttcgcaccttgcgtgagcgtcttctggaatcctatgatcagggggaacaagcgaccaaggacgctgttaagcacgcctgggagagccacatgtcagagtatgatcttgggtggttccagcggcgaatggagcacagtgccgctgtgttggctgctgaacgtcttggtcagccgccccctgagtttgtatcatCTGATGACGAGGACGATGCCGCCGccccctga
- the LOC130461090 gene encoding uncharacterized protein isoform X2 — MARTKQTADPTRLRLREEASTPPRERYSSTASAVDEEFAELFQEIDEYVEAGEQAASSSEGTASQAVGEPSVAPLSSAAEEQEAAPQLIKPRGREEAQLLPSEIHPDVGWMRWLDRHGAKMRDDLCVGEGYQMRVPAGLDSTVSLLAEGEFPVYAASIKLGMRFPPHPFVVEVLDGFNIGVAQLTPNSWADIFGYIAKCALNDVEPSFNAFLHLVSLSRSPSAAKGWFNLSSRGTYQTVVGKLSKWHMWRKRWVVFYTDDQEMYERMSRWNCDANFMDRDEPLPPLTAEEWDQIMVLFRANTYHLTVDKSFHVPAEWLPHISQFRNEAFLAAVGLGYSMTRGCMPIYVPFRVGLFIFSNFGFLLFTEEGMSKLSAADIGKGDMTDWMADIYEAKMQKAKAELEEKQAKDAARASGKKKGTTLSQLKKRAVPAGSETPSTFKKPKPLPRRLVKKDESKVAEGGCPDDEEMGVDKPSLVVDLVEDPLSGIPADVRSQIPAEVARRARSSGAKDKGKDAAAAEDENVPATPHYSSKDRVAICRKVFKAVPAEYVASLPGRKTDAQFGAIQATLLDLFCRMEFCKSWKTRTAEELKAQVAESTHHGDYAFKSIEEVRLQMQTTIDLQAKEVAALRSDKAELLKKILAQDKDMVAMVEEAKTAAAEIRALQDQLREYPQVKEAAEEAEHLRGELETARSQVRTLRERLLESYDQGEQATKDAVKHAWESHMSEYDLGWFQRRMEHSAAVLAAERLGQPPPEFVSSDDEDDAAAP; from the exons atggctagaaccaagcaaacggcagatccgacgcgcctgcgcttgcgggaagaagcatcgacacctcctagggagagatattcttccaccgcctcggcagtcgacgaagaatttgccgaactctttcaagagatcgacgagtacgtcgaggcgggggagcaggcggcaagctcgtcggagggtacagcgagccaggcagtgggggagccaagcgtcgctccattgtcatcggccgccgaggaacaagaagctgctccccagcttattaagcccagaggacgggaggaggcccaattgcttccgtcagagattcacccagacgtgggctggatgcggtggctagacaggcatggagccaagatgagggatgacctctgcgtgggggaagggtaccaaatgcgcgtgccggccggtctggactcgaccgtcagcctgcttgccgagggagaattccctgtgtacgccgcgtcaatcaaactcggcatgagattccctccacaccccttcgttgtggaggtgttagatggtttcaatattggggtggcccagctgacccccaactcatgggcggatatctttggctacattgccaaatgtgcactgaacgacgtggagccgtccttcaacgcctttctgcatctggtctccctctctcgttcccccagtgccgccaaagggtggtttaatctgagcagccgtggtacctaccagacagtggtcggcaagctcagcaagtggcatatgtggaggaagaggtgggtcgtgttttacactgacgaccaggagatgtatgagagaatgagccgttggaactgtgacgccaacttcatggatcgtgacgagccccttcccccccttactgccgaagagtgggatcagataatggtcctgttcagggccaacacttaccacttaacagtggataagagtttccatgtgccggccgagtggttgccgcacattagccagtttcggaacgaggcctttctagcggccgtaggcttaggatattccatgactcgaggttgtatgccaatttatgtgccgttccgcgttggtctattcattttttctaactttggatttcttttgttcacagaggaaggaatgagcaagctatcggcggcggatattgggaagggcgatatgaccgattggatggcggacatctatgaggccaagatgcagaaagccaaggccgagttggaggagaag caagctaaggacgcggctagggcgtcagggaagaagaaggggacgactctgtcccagctgaagaagagagctgtgccggctggctcggagactccgagtaccttcaagaagccaaaacccctacctcgccgtctcgtgaagaaagacgagtcgaaggttgctgaggggggatgccctgatgacgaagagatgggcgtggacaagccgtctctggtggtggacttggtggaggaccctctttcgggaatcccggccgacgtccgctctcagataccggcggaggtggcccgccgagctaggtcttcgggcg ccaaagacaaagggaaggatgcagctgctgccgaggatgagaacgtacctgctactccacactattcgtcaaaggatagggtggctatatgccgcaaggtttttaaggccgtccccgctgagtatgttgcttctcttcctggccgcaagactgacgcccagtttggtgcgatccaggccactcttctcgac ttgttctgccgcatggaattctgcaagagctggaagacccgcactgctgaggagctcaaagctcaggtggctgagtccacccaccatggtgactatgcgttcaagtccattgaagaggtccgcctgcagatgcagacgaccatagaccttcaagcgaaggaggtggctgcgttgagatctgacaaggccgagctgcttaagaagatcttggcgcaggacaaggacatggtggcaatggtcgaggaggccaagacagcggcggcggaaatacgggcgcttcaggaccagttgcgggagtaccctcaggtcaaagaggcggctgaggaagccgagcatcttcgtggggagctagagacggccagatcgcaagttcgcaccttgcgtgagcgtcttctggaatcctatgatcagggggaacaagcgaccaaggacgctgttaagcacgcctgggagagccacatgtcagagtatgatcttgggtggttccagcggcgaatggagcacagtgccgctgtgttggctgctgaacgtcttggtcagccgccccctgagtttgtatcatCTGATGACGAGGACGATGCCGCCGccccctga